A region of Saccharomyces kudriavzevii IFO 1802 strain IFO1802 genome assembly, chromosome: 14 DNA encodes the following proteins:
- the ALP1 gene encoding arginine permease ALP1 (similar to Saccharomyces cerevisiae ALP1 (YNL270C) and CAN1 (YEL063C); ancestral locus Anc_1.83) → MNENVDICTSKEGKREANSAPTIKEKELVDAQYEEQDTSAAIAANSSIENDGAKGTETSPRSRGEVQRKLKERHIGMIALGGTIGTGLIIGIGPPLAHAGPVGALISYLFMGTVIYSVTQSLGEMATFIPVTSSFSVFAQRFLSPALGATNGYMYWLSWCFTFALELSVLGQIIQYWTHAVPLAAWIVIFWCLLTLMNMFPVKYYGEFEFCIASIKVITLLGFIIFSFCIVCGAGQPDGPIGFRYWRNPGAWGPGIISSNKNEGRFLGWVSSLINAAFTYQGTELVGITAGEAANPRKAVPRAIKKVVIRILVFYILSLFFIGLLVPYNDPKLDSDGTFVSASPFMISIENSGTKVLPDIFNAVVLITIFSAGNSNVYIGSRVLYSLSKNSLAPKCLSNVTRGGVPYLAVLLTSLFGFLAFLETSAGSGKAFNWLLNITGVAGFFAWLLISFSHIRFMQAIKKRGISRDDLPYKARMMPFLAYYASFFIALIVLIQGFTAFAPTFQPVDFVAAYISVFLFAIIWLSFQLWFKCRLICKLQDIDIDSDRREIEEQVWIEPECKTRWQRVWDILS, encoded by the coding sequence atgaatgaaaatgtgGACATATGCACGTCCAAAGAGGGTAAACGCGAAGCCAATTCTGCTCCTACGATAAAGGAGAAAGAGTTGGTAGATGCTCAGTATGAGGAACAGGACACTTCGGCGGCTATCGCCGCGAACAGCAGCATTGAGAACGACGGTGCCAAGGGGACAGAGACATCGCCACGCTCTCGTGGCGAGGTGCAACGGAAGTTAAAGGAACGGCATATCGGGATGATTGCCCTTGGTGGTACCATCGGAACGGGCCTCATAATAGGTATCGGTCCGCCGCTGGCACATGCGGGCCCCGTCGGCGCCCTGATATCTTATTTGTTTATGGGGACAGTAATTTATTCGGTGACTCAATCGCTGGGGGAAATGGCCACTTTCATTCCGGTAACATCTTCGTTCTCTGTCTTTGCCCAGCGGTTCTTGTCACCGGCCCTCGGCGCCACCAACGGCTACATGTACTGGCTGTCGTGGTGTTTTACCTTCGCGCTGGAACTTTCTGTGTTGGGGCAAATAATTCAGTACTGGACGCACGCCGTACCCCTAGCAGCTTGGATCGTAATATTCTGGTGCTTACTAACTCTCATGAACATGTTTCCCGTGAAGTACTACGGAGAGTTCGAGTTTTGTATTGCCTCCATAAAGGTCATCACGCTACTCGgattcatcatcttctcGTTTTGCATAGTGTGTGGTGCCGGCCAGCCTGATGGGCCCATCGGTTTTAGGTACTGGAGGAATCCCGGTGCCTGGGGGCCAGGGATCATCTCCAGTAACAAAAACGAAGGCCGGTTCCTCGGTTGggtttcctctttgatCAACGCCGCCTTTACGTACCAGGGTACTGAACTGGTCGGGATCACAGCTGGTGAAGCGGCTAACCCACGAAAAGCGGTCCCGAGGGCAATCAAGAAAGTTGTAATAAGGATTCTAGTCTTTTACATCCTTTCGCTGTTTTTCATAGGGTTGTTGGTCCCGTATAATGATCCGAAGTTAGACAGTGACGGCACGTTCGTCTCTGCATCCCCATTTATGATAAGCATCGAGAACTCGGGGACAAAGGTCCTTCCAGACATATTCAACGCGGTCGTACTGATCACTATTTTTTCCGCGGGCAACTCCAACGTATACATCGGCTCGAGAGTCCTGTACAGTTTGTCCAAAAATAGCCTGGCACCAAAGTGCCTGTCCAATGTAACCAGGGGCGGCGTTCCATACCTTGCCGTTCTATTGACATCCCTGTTCGGGTTTTTGGCCTTCTTAGAGACTTCTGCAGGCAGTGGCAAGGCCTTCAATTGGCTGTTGAACATCACCGGTGTCGCGGGCTTTTTTGCATGGTTgttgatttcattttctcaTATCCGCTTTATGCAAGCAATAAAGAAACGGGGTATATCAAGGGATGACCTGCCTTACAAAGCCCGGATGATGCCCTTTCTGGCTTACTACgcatcttttttcatcgcCCTGATCGTTCTGATCCAGGGCTTCACTGCATTTGCACCGACCTTCCAGCCAGTGGACTTTGTTGCCGCCTACATCTCGGTGTTTCTCTTTGCAATTATCTGGCTGTCGTTCCAACTGTGGTTCAAGTGTCGCTTGATCTGTAAGTTGCAAGACATCGACATAGATTCTGACCGCCGAGAGATAGAGGAGCAGGTATGGATAGAACCCGAATGCAAAACCAGGTGGCAGCGTGTGTGGGATATCCTCTCGTAG
- the LYP1 gene encoding lysine permease (similar to Saccharomyces cerevisiae LYP1 (YNL268W); ancestral locus Anc_1.84): MGGVNNIIKSRTCDEKQSNFEKHSIQEVSTDQIEHEMEVIDAHDKLSSYCTDEKQYNMKKKRLLQDDAIASVNLITNSLPRSQIASHEVGDEEEDDEEEAHYEDKHVKRALKQRHIGMIALGGTIGTGLFVGISTPLSKAGPVGSLISYIFMGTVVYFITQSLGEMATFIPVTSSITVFSKRFLSPAFGVANGYMYWFNWAITYAVEVSVIGQVIQYWTDKVPLAVWIAIFWVLITLMNFFPVKVYGEFEFWVASVKVLAIMGYLIYALVIVCGGSHQGPIGFRYWRNPGAWGPGIISSDKNEGRFLGWVSSLINAAFTYQGTELVGITAGEAANPRKTVPRAINKVVFRIVLFYIMSLFFIGLLVPYNEPRLSASSAVIASSPFVISIQNAGTYALPDIFNAVVLITVISAANSNVYVGSRVLYSLAQTGNAPKQFGYVTKQGVPYLGVLSTAALGLLAFLVVNNNANTAFNWLINISTLAGLCAWLFISLAHIRFMQALEQRGISRDDLPFKAKLMPYGAYYAAFFVTVIIFIQGFQAFCPFKVSDFFTSYISLILLAVVFTGCQLYYKCRFIWKLEDIDIDTDRREIEAIIWEDDEPKNLWEKFWAAVA; the protein is encoded by the coding sequence ATGGGCGGAgttaataatataataaagtCGAGGACGTGCGACGAGAAGCAGAGCAACTTCGAGAAACACAGCATACAGGAAGTGTCAACGGACCAGATAGAACATGAGATGGAGGTGATAGACGCGCATGACAAGTTAAGCTCATACTGCACGGACGAGAAACAGTACaatatgaagaagaagcggTTATTACAAGACGATGCGATTGCTAGTGTAAATTTGATTACGAACTCCTTGCCAAGATCTCAAATTGCTTCTCATGAGGTGGGCGATGAGGAGGAggacgacgaagaagaagctcACTACGAGGACAAGCACGTCAAAAGAGCCTTGAAACAAAGGCACATAGGTATGATTGCGCTTGGTGGAACAATCGGTACCGGTCTTTTCGTCGGTATCTCCACGCCCTTGAGTAAAGCGGGCCCCGTCGGATCGCTAATATCGTATATATTCATGGGTACAGTGGTCTACTTCATCACTCAGTCGCTTGGTGAAATGGCCACATTCATCCCCGTGACGTCCTCTATCACTGTCTTCTCAAAAAGGTTTTTATCGCCTGCATTTGGAGTTGCCAACGGTTACATGTATTGGTTCAATTGGGCCATCACTTACGCTGTGGAAGTTTCCGTCATAGGCCAAGTTATCCAATACTGGACTGACAAAGTCCCTTTGGCGGTTTGGATTGCGATATTTTGGGTCCTTATTACTCTAATGAACTTCTTTCCTGTCAAAGTGTACGGCGAATTTGAATTCTGGGTGGCATCGGTCAAAGTCTTGGCCATTATGGGCTACTTGATCTACGCGCTGGTTATTGTCTGTGGTGGGTCCCATCAGGGACCTATCGGCTTCAGGTACTGGAGGAATCCTGGCGCTTGGGGGCCAGGCATCATCTCCAGTGACAAAAACGAAGGCCGGTTCCTCGGTTGggtttcctctttgatCAACGCCGCCTTTACGTACCAAGGTACTGAACTGGTCGGAATCACAGCTGGTGAAGCGGCTAACCCGAGAAAGACAGTCCCAAGGGCCATCAACAAAGTCGTCTTTAGAATCGTACTATTTTATATCATgtctttgttctttattGGTCTGTTGGTGCCATACAATGAACCCCGGTTATCCGCTAGCTCTGCCGTCATTGCCTCATCACCCTTTGTCATTTCCATCCAAAATGCAGGCACTTATGCTCTTCCGGACATTTTCAACGCTGTGGTTTTGATTACTGTTATTTCTGCCGCTAACTCCAACGTTTACGTTGGTTCTCGTGTGTTGTACTCTTTGGCCCAAACAGGTAATGCTCCAAAGCAATTTGGATACGTCACCAAACAGGGCGTTCCATACTTGGGTGTTCTATCCACTGCGGCATTGGGTCTTTTGGCATTCTTGGTTGTCAATAACAATGCTAACACCGCATTCAACTGGTTGATCAACATTTCCACTTTAGCTGGGTTGTGTGCTTGGTTGTTCATTTCTTTGGCACACATCAGGTTCATGCAAGCTCTTGAACAACGTGGTATCTCTCGTGACGATTTGCCTTTCAAGGCTAAATTAATGCCTTATGGTGCCTACTATGCTGCATTTTTCGTCACcgtcatcatttttatccAAGGGTTTCAAGCATTCTGCCCATTTAAAGTCTCCGactttttcacttcttATATCTCTTTAATTCTTTTGGCCGTCGTGTTTACCGGCTGCCAGTTATACTACAAATGTAGGTTTATCTGGAAACTGGAAGACATTGATATTGACACTGACAgaagagaaattgaagcTATTATTTGGGAAGACGACGAGCCAAAGAATTTGTGGGAGAAATTCTGGGCGGCCGTGGCATAG
- the PIK1 gene encoding 1-phosphatidylinositol 4-kinase (similar to Saccharomyces cerevisiae PIK1 (YNL267W); ancestral locus Anc_1.85), giving the protein MHKVSSSKKSFDDTIELKKNEQLLKLINSNEFTLHNCVELLCKHSENVGIHYYLCQKLATFPHNELQFYIPQLVQVLVTMETESMALEDLLLRLRAENPHFALLTFWQLQALLTDLSTDPASYGFQVARRVLNNLQTNLFNTGSSSNKNIRINENVAPALILSSMMMSAIALPQLSEVAKPLVESQGRRQKAFVFKLARSAMKDFTKNMTLKNTLLNKKGSKSKKVSSNGSLVPTSPIDLIDPIKTKEDASYRKSRRNEVKLDFDIVDDIGNQVFEERISSSIKLPKRKPKYLDSSYVHRTYDGRTVNRDGTAMKSEKSVDGKINNTVPLEVRNDENTDIGNNDYETGAETEEDADALNSDQFTSSMPDLHNIRPRLSSASFTSLEGTPKLNRTNSQPLSRQAVKNNKKVNSFLSQEIDLSQLTTTSKIKMLKANYFRCETQFAIALETVSQRLARVPTEARLSALRAELFLLNRDLPAEVDIPTLLPPNKKGKLHKLVTITANEAQVLNSAEKVPYLLLIEYLRDEFDFDPTSETNERLLKKINSNQGSIIFDLNYMNRKENREERIESTTISVDSPSLVYDGNTPYNGISHNDATSSTSRTNAASAARFRTEVNKEEDLGDMSMVKVKNRTDDEAYRNSLVLQSAANVPILSAGSQDRSPELNFGSNLDEVLIENGMNSKKIHGQTDALADQMRVSAVMLAQLDKSPQQLSESTKQIRAQIISSMKEVQDKFGYHDLEALHGMAGERKLENDLMTGGIDTSYLGEDWATKKDRIRKTSEYGHLENWDLCSVIAKTGDDLRQEAFAYQMIQAMANIWVKEKVDVWVKRMKILITSANTGLVETITNAMSVHSIKKALTKKMIEDAELDDKGGIASLNDHFLRAFGNPNGFKYKRAQDNFACSLAAYSVICYLLQVKDRHNGNIMIDNEGHVSHIDFGFMLSNSPGSVGFEAAPFKLTYEYIELLGGVEGEAFKKFVELTKSSFKALRKYADQIVSMCEIMQKDNMQPCFDAGEQTSVQLRQRFQLELSEKEVDDFVGNFLIGKSLGSLYTRIYDQFQLITQGIYS; this is encoded by the coding sequence ATGCATAAAGTGTCCagttcaaagaaaagctTCGATGACACCAttgaactgaaaaaaaacgaaCAATTATTGAAACTGATCAACTCCAATGAGTTTACGCTGCACAATTGTGTAGAGCTGTTATGCAAACACTCAGAGAATGTTGGTATTCACTATTATTTATGCCAGAAATTGGCTACATTTCCTCACAATGAATTGCAGTTCTATATTCCTCAATTAGTACAGGTTCTAGTCACAATGGAAACAGAGTCAATGGCTTTAGAAGATTTGCTATTGAGACTGAGGGCAGAAAACCCCCACTTCGCGCTTCTGACATTTTGGCAATTACAAGCCTTATTAACGGATTTATCAACTGACCCCGCTTCCTACGGCTTCCAAGTGGCTAGAAGGGTATTAAACAACTTACAGAccaatcttttcaatacGGGCTCAAGTagcaataaaaatatcaggataaatgaaaatgttgcACCAGCCTTAATTCTTTCCTCCATGATGATGTCTGCAATAGCATTACCACAATTAAGTGAAGTTGCCAAGCCATTAGTGGAATCTCAAGGTAGAAGACAAAAGGCTTTTGTCTTTAAATTAGCTAGAAGCGCCATGAAGGATTTCACCAAGAATatgactttgaaaaatactcTATTAAATAAGAAAGGCTCgaaatccaaaaaagtCAGTTCGAACGGCAGTTTAGTTCCAACTTCTCCGATAGATTTAATAGATCCAATAAAAACTAAGGAAGATGCATCATACCGAAAATCCAGGCGTAACGAGGTAAAACTGGATTTTGATATTGTAGACGATATAGGCAaccaagtttttgaagaaagaatcTCATCCTCAATCAAACTACCCAAACGCAAACCCAAATACTTAGATAGTTCATATGTTCATAGAACATATGATGGGAGAACTGTGAACAGAGATGGCACTGCCATGAAGAGTGAGAAATCCGttgatggaaaaataaataatacTGTCCCCTTGGAGGTACGTAATGACGAAAATACGGATATTGGTAACAATGACTATGAAACAGGTGCAGAAACGGAGGAGGATGCGGATGCTCTAAACTCCGACCAATTTACCAGTTCTATGCCAGACCTGCATAATATTCGGCCAAGACTTTCTTCTGCCTCGTTTACTTCCTTAGAGGGAACACCTAAACTGAATAGGACCAACTCCCAGCCGCTCTCACGTCAAGCAGtcaagaataataaaaaagtaaattCATTCTTGAGTCAGGAGATTGATTTGTCCCAACTTACGACCacttcaaaaatcaaaatgcTGAAGGCAAATTATTTCCGTTGCGAGACACAATTTGCCATCGCATTAGAAACAGTATCGCAAAGGTTAGCTCGAGTACCGACGGAAGCCAGGTTGAGTGCCCTGCGTGCTGAGTTATTCCTTTTGAATAGAGATTTGCCGGCAGAGGTAGATATACCTACTTTGTTACCTCCAAAtaagaaaggaaaattgCATAAGTTAGTAACCATTACAGCCAATGAGGCACAGGTTTTAAATTCTGCAGAGAAAGTTCCATATCTACTACTGATAGAGTATTTGAGAGATGAATTCGATTTTGATCCAACAAGCGAAACTAATGAGAGACTGCTTAAAAAGATTAATAGTAATCAAGGCAGTATAATATTCGATTTGAACTATATgaatagaaaagaaaacagagaagaaagaattgaaagtACAACCATAAGCGTGGACAGCCCATCTTTAGTATATGATGGCAACACACCCTACAATGGAATCTCTCATAATGATGCTACATCCAGTACTTCACGAACGAATGCGGCGTCTGCGGCCCGTTTTAGAACTGAAGTTAATAAGGAAGAAGATCTGGGTGATATGTCAATGGTGAAGGTTAAGAATAGAACTGATGATGAAGCGTATAGGAATTCATTAGTGTTACAAAGTGCTGCAAATGTTCCAATTCTGTCTGCTGGTAGTCAAGACAGAAGTCCAGAGTTGAACTTTGGTTCGAATTTAGATGAAGTACTCATTGAGAATGGAATGaatagcaaaaaaattcatgGTCAAACTGACGCTTTAGCTGACCAAATGAGAGTCTCAGCAGTTATGTTGGCACAACTGGATAAATCACCACAACAATTATCCGAAAGCACAAAGCAGATTCGTGCTCAAATTATTTCATCCATGAAGGAGGTGCAGGATAAATTTGGTTACCATGATTTGGAAGCTCTCCATGGAATGGCGGGCGAAAGAAAACTAGAAAACGATTTAATGACAGGTGGTATTGATACATCATATCTCGGTGAAGATTGGGCGACGAAGAAGGATAGGATACGTAAGACTTCAGAGTACGGTCATTTAGAAAACTGGGACCTATGTTCCGTGATCGCCAAGACGGGTGACGACTTAAGGCAGGAAGCGTTTGCATATCAGATGATTCAAGCAATGGCCAATATTTGggttaaagaaaaagttgacGTTTGGGtcaaaagaatgaaaattttaataaCAAGTGCAAATACAGGACTTGTGGAGACTATCACAAATGCTATGTCTGTCCACAGTATCAAAAAGGCcttaacaaaaaaaatgattgaaGATGCTGAACTGGATGATAAAGGTGGTATTGCATCGTTGAATGATCACTTCCTTAGAGCATTTGGCAATCCCAATGGATTTAAGTATAAGAGGGCTCAGGACAATTTTGCCTGCTCATTGGCCGCATATTCTGTCATATGTTATCTCTTGCAGGTTAAAGATAGACATAACGGTAACATTAtgattgataatgaaggTCATGTGAGTCACATTGATTTTGGGTTTATGCTATCAAATTCACCTGGCTCAGTGGGCTTTGAAGCCGCGCCATTTAAGTTAACTTACGAGTATATTGAACTGCTGGGTGGAGTGGAAGGAGAAGCatttaaaaaatttgttgagCTAACAAAGAGTTCATTCAAGGCTCTAAGAAAGTACGCTGATCAAATTGTATCAATGTGTGAGATCATGCAAAAAGACAACATGCAGCCTTGTTTCGATGCTGGTGAACAAACCAGTGTACAACTACGACAAAGGTTCCAGTTAGAATTGTCAGAAAAGGAGGTTGATGACTTCGTCgggaattttttgatagGCAAATCATTGGGCAGTCTTTACACTAGAATATATGACCAGTTCCAACTCATTACTCAGGGAATTTACAgttga
- the IST1 gene encoding Ist1p (similar to Saccharomyces cerevisiae IST1 (YNL265C); ancestral locus Anc_1.87) gives MCIQRLRYAQEKQQAIAKQSRRQVAQLLLTNKEQKAHYRVETLIHDDIHIELLEILELYCELLLARVQVINDISTEEQLVKEHMEDGINEALRSLIYSILFVDEVKELSQLKDLMSWKLNVEFVNGIITDHIDVPDKIIQKCSPSVPKEDLVDLYLKEIAKTYDVPYSKLDNSSSSSSSSISSNSNDSSKYVKDTDGGEPILTLSNDDNDTADAKHPITVKKPRQNSENINNELKIPKDIKKEVIDKKQSEKKITRRKTKKEQESDELDELKKRFDALRRK, from the coding sequence ATGTGCATTCAAAGGCTAAGATATGCACAAGAAAAGCAGCAAGCAATTGCAAAGCAGTCTCGAAGACAGGTCGCACAACTGCTGCTGACAaataaagaacaaaaagcACACTACCGCGTAGAAACGCTGATTCACGATGATATTCATATTGAGCTATTAGAGATATTGGAACTATACTGTGAGTTACTGCTGGCTAGGGTGCAGGTTATAAATGATATCTCCACCGAAGAACAACTTGTCAAGGAACACATGGAAGATGGTATCAACGAGGCCCTTAGGTCCTTGATTTATTCGATCCTTTTCGTTGATGAGGTCAAAGAACTAAGCCAGTTGAAGGATTTAATGTCCTGGAAACTAAATGTCGAGTTTGTAAATGGAATTATAACAGATCATATCGACGTTCCTGACAAAATTATACAAAAATGCTCCCCTTCCGTTCCAAAGGAGGACTTAGTCGACTTATATTTGAAGGAAATCGCAAAAACGTATGACGTGCCTTACAGTAAACTAGACaattcttcgtcttcatcctcttctaGTATTTCTTCGAACTCAAATGACTCCTCAAAATACGTCAAGGATACTGACGGAGGAGAGCCTATTTTAACTTTAagtaatgatgataatgacacCGCAGATGCTAAACACCCTATCACTGTTAAAAAACCCAGGCAGAATAGcgaaaatataaacaatGAACTTAAGATTCCAAAGGATATAAAGAAGGAAGTTATCGACAAGAAGCAAtccgaaaagaaaatcacaagaaggaagactaaaaaagaacaagaaagtGATGAATTGGACGAATTAAAGAAACGCTTCGACGCTTTACGtagaaaataa
- the PDR17 gene encoding phosphatidylinositol transporter (similar to Saccharomyces cerevisiae PDR17 (YNL264C); ancestral locus Anc_1.91), whose product MGLFSRKRDHTPAVSKEKLIPCDKIFLDPPAKYGSTTSLEPLSEDQNEKYRAVLRHFEDKSLELPENLNNLDDGTNANSRPLSDWEKFWLSRECLLRYLRANKWNTANAIKGLTKTLVWRREIGLTHGKEDKDPLTAEKVAVENETGKEVILGFDNAKRPLYYMKNGRQNTESSFRQVQQLVYMMEAAVTVAPQGVEKITVLVDFKSYKEPGIITDKAPPISIARMCLNVMQDHYPERLAKCVLINIPWFAWAFLKMMYPFLDPATKAKAIFDEPFENHIEPSQLDALYNGLLDFKYKHEVYWPDMVKKVDDLRLERFDRFLKFGGIVGLSEYDTKGQHEELKYPVDMVI is encoded by the coding sequence ATGggtcttttttcaagaaaacgGGACCATACGCCTGCTGTGTCCAAGGAGAAACTTATTCCATGTGATAAGATATTTCTGGACCCACCTGCCAAGTATGGTAGCACTACTTCATTGGAACCACTCAGTGAAgatcaaaatgaaaaatatagagCTGTCTTGCGACATTTCGAGGACAAGAGCTTGGAATTGCCGGAAAATCTTAACAATCTTGATGATGGGACGAATGCCAATTCTAGACCGTTGAGTGATTgggaaaaattttggcTTTCCAGGGAGTGTCTCCTAAGATACCTAAGGGCCAATAAATGGAACACCGCCAATGCCATAAAGGGCCTGACCAAAACTTTGGTTTGGAGGAGAGAAATTGGACTCACGCATGGTaaagaagacaaagatCCTCTAACCGCAGAAAAAGTTGCTGTTGAGAATGAAACTGGTAAAGAAGTTATTTTAGGCTTTGATAACGCTAAGAGGCCTCTGTATTACATGAAAAATGGTCGTCAAAACACTGAATCTTCATTCAGGCAAGTTCAACAGCTGGTTTACATGATGGAGGCTGCAGTAACCGTTGCTCCTCAGGGCGTGGAAAAAATCACGGTTTTGGtagatttcaaaagttaCAAGGAGCCAGGCATCATCACCGATAAGGCTCCTCCCATCTCCATTGCCAGAATGTGCTTGAACGTTATGCAAGATCATTATCCTGAAAGGTTAGCCAAATGTGTCTTAATTAACATTCCATGGTTTGCGTGGGCCtttttaaaaatgatgtATCCGTTCCTTGACCCTGCCACTAAAGCGAAGGCCATCTTCGATGAAccatttgaaaatcataTAGAGCCATCTCAACTGGATGCTTTATACAACGGCCTGTTAGATTTCAAATATAAACATGAAGTTTACTGGCCGGACATGGTCAAAAAAGTTGACGATTTACGATTGGAACGTTTTGATAGATTTTTAAAGTTCGGCGGCATTGTTGGATTAAGTGAATATGATACCAAGGGCCAACATGAAGAATTAAAATATCCTGTCGATATGGTTATTTAA
- the YIF1 gene encoding protein transporter YIF1 (similar to Saccharomyces cerevisiae YIF1 (YNL263C); ancestral locus Anc_1.93): MSYNPYAYATSEQNGVNDRFAHTPQQQQPIQMQMPRNIPVNGQVNPNANANANTNGGGSFPFQDPRGSMAFQLGQSAFSNFIGQDNFNQFQETVNKATSNAAGSQQISTYFQVSTRYVINKLKLILIPFLNGTKNWQRIMDSGKFLPPRDDVNSPDMYMPIMGLVTYILIWNTQQGLKGSFNPEDLYYKLSSTLAFVCLDLLILKLGLYLLIDSKIPSFSLVELLCYVGYKFVPLILAQLLTNVTMPFNLTILIKFYLFIAFGVFLLRSVKFNLLSRSGAEDDDIHVSISKTTVKKCNYFLFVYGFIWQNVLMWLMG; encoded by the coding sequence ATGTCCTATAATCCGTATGCATACGCTACAAGTGAGCAAAATGGCGTTAACGATCGCTTTGCTCACACTccacaacagcaacaaccaATTCAAATGCAAATGCCCAGAAACATACCCGTGAATGGCCAAGTTAACCCCAATGCAAACGCAAACGCAAACACAAATGGTGGCGGCAGTTTTCCCTTTCAAGATCCTCGTGGTTCAATGGCATTTCAACTGGGGCAGAGTGCGTTTTCCAACTTTATTGGTCAGGATAATTTCAACCAGTTCCAAGAAACGGTTAATAAAGCCACTTCAAACGCTGCGGGCTCTCAACAAATTTCCACATACTTCCAGGTTAGCACGCGTTATGTGATCAATAAATTGAAGCTCATCCTAATCCCTTTCCTTAACGGCACTAAGAACTGGCAGCGTATCATGGACTCTGGCAAATTTTTGCCACCAAGGGATGACGTGAACTCCCCAGATATGTACATGCCCATAATGGGACTAGTCACCTACATTCTTATTTGGAACACACAACAAGGTTTGAAGGGTTCATTCAATCCAGAAGACTTATACTACAAACTTTCCTCTACCCTGGCATTTGTTTGCCTGGATTTACTTATCTTGAAACTGGGCCTGTATCTTTTGATCGATTCCAAAATTCCAAGCTTTAGTTTGGTCGAACTGCTGTGTTATGTCGGTTACAAGTTTGTTCCATTGATTCTCGCACAATTGTTGACCAACGTAACCATGCCATTCAATTTGACtattttgataaagttttaCTTGTTCATTGCCTTTGGTGTATTCCTACTAAGATCCGTCAAGTTCAATTTACTGAGCCGCTCCGGtgctgaagatgatgatatacATGTTTCTATCAGCAAAACAACCGTCAAGAAGTGCAACTACTTCCTATTCGTCTATGGCTTCATCTGGCAAAACGTCCTAATGTGGCTAATGGgatga